gtgttttatgaaattgactgtgttgtccgaagatttctctataaaatcagcctaaaacaacgaagcagttttaaacttttgtttgagaatttctaatctataagcgaacatttttctgtgagttcattaactaccccgcgcgagtcataaaacaggtaattagttgttgatgacataacagacaatttagattttcgtgattatacagataattaaagtagaacttgaaaaatactgtatacatatcatgaagcaatatcggcaatttcggtaaaatggctggcactaggccggtaacgaatttgtacatgattggcagtgaaagagataatgtggttggacctgatgagggttgatattgtttttggatagtaataaaattcatcactgcaataattattcttcaattttacgacttcacctaccagactttcatcctcatcagttacaaattcggtgactaaactgatattgctttgccatgctgctcagtcggtgtattagctataatgagtttaccagaaatttcccatttatcctaaccacagacgaaagttgcctgcatttctaatattacgattttattgtggatatcaacgaacaaagctatttaacttcgcgttttcgctcgttcgttatgatagtttagtttcgctcattaaattttcgcgagaggattacaccgcgaaaacgcgaaagttagatgctgcgaatacataagtgtcctagggtatttacAGTAGTTGGCATTGTATTTTACCTATGGCGCAAAGTGAACAAATACATTTATTCACATAAGAATTGGTACTCTGACATATACCGCTTTAAACATATAAAGTATGTCATAATACATTAAATTCAAATGTTGAAGTGTGGCTATATATTGTTGGTCAATTTATCACTCTATGGTAATTTGGTATAGTTATACAGCAGATGTAGTATAATGATTAACATGTATTTTGCTGAGTTCATAGTGCTCCTTTCTTAAATTGGCTACTAACTGTTGCTTCCATGAATTcgaacaaacattttttgcaggAAGGTGCATCTGTGGTAAAAAAAATCAAAGGCACTTATCTGTTCAAAGTGAAGAACAAAAATGGACAACAAGGATTTTGGTTTGTCAATGTCAAGGATGGAGATGGTTCTGTTGAGTTCTGCGAAAGTAAATATAtgtttactttttatattttctccAACTCACTGAAGGTCCCTCAGCATGCCACCTTTTGTCTCTTTTCAGCTGGTGTTACTTTTCACATTCTATAAGTCATTATTCTTTCTTTATAGCATGTTGCTTTGTTTCTATCTCACATTCTATTTTACCTTCTAAATATTACTCGAGCTGTCTATAACCATACCACCCTACCTTGCATTTTGCTAGTGCATATCTCACCGTTTCCCTCACATCATCTTTCACTTATCACCCTACCGCTTACACCTGCCCCGTTTGATCTCTATtttactatgtacatgtatgtagtactTCACTTTATACTACATGTGTTTCTCATTCAATCCCactatatatttcatattttatagaTCACTATACTTCTCACTTCtttatctttttatattttactctatatataattatacatctTGCTCTGTGTCTCATTCTGTACGTCAACTTATGTCTTATTCTGTACATCAACTTATGTCTCATTCTGTATGTCAACTTATGTCTCATTCTGTACGTCAACTTATGTCTCATTCTGTACGTCAACTTATGTCTCATTCTGTGTATAATTTCATATCGCACTCAATGTATCACTAAATGCCCGTAAATGCACATGTTATCCTgcaattttattgaatgctgCGGGTGGCTGTGGATTGCTGTGGGTGGCTGTAAATTAAAAGCAGATTAAACATAATGAAGAGAATGGCACTCTGGTTATGTTACTCAGCTAGATGCAGTCTGTTGGGTTTCTAGAGACCTTTTTTGTCTAAGATACTGTAGAAGTAAAAATAGATTCTTGAGTCATCTTTTTGTTACTTACTGCCTAATTATTAAGTTTTCTGAATAACTACATGAAATAAGCTTAGCATATCTATAATGTGTTGGTAGGATATTTTTGTGTCAAAATTATGTCAACCTTTGAACATCTTGTTTTGAACCATTGGTAAATTACTTTACTGCATTCTGTTTCTcactgtttttttttcattctacTAGTTCTTGCCgtttacatatctatatatttttctgCGGGTATAATTTCTATTTCCTTTATTTCCTTGTTTAACAGAGAAGGCAGACTGTACCATAACCATGGGAGATGATGACCTGCTAGGGCTCATGACAGGTACCCTCAATGCGCAAAAGGTAGATATTCTGGTTAACTCTCGTTTTGTTAATGGTAGCTGGCACACAAGCACTTGCCAATGTCTGTCTACTTCTTTTTGCAGGCCTTTATGCAGGGTAAGCTGAAAATAACAGGTAACATGGGACTAGCAATGAAGCTTAAGGACCTACAGCCAGCAAATCCACCCAAGGCTAGACTATAAACAATTCTGTTTtgagttttatttataaatgcCCTTTAGACTAATTGATTTAGTCTATGATTCTATCTAATTTTTTGGGTTTATGGCAGTTAGtgtacaacattttttatcaattgatcAGTCGTGATTCAAATAGAACATTGACATTCATAAAATTGTACTGaggttttttgttcatttttcaaATCTCTGAAAGCGGATTGCTATGTAGTATTTTATGCAGGACAGGAGTGGCGGGTGCAGAACTTTGTTACATTCAATGCATTTTATTCTCTTACAAGATGTTTGTTGAAATAGCGTAATAGCCCTTTAAGGTGAGCATATGCTACTTATAGTTTGAATGAACTATCGAAAGTAAGGGGAGCTCAACAAGTTGGTTAAGGACGATACGtcactctattatattattaccgACTCTACATAATGACGATATTCTGATAAATATGGCATTTTGAACATGTCGAAGGAGGAAACATGACAACAAACAGGGGATACACATAATTATAGTCCATGGGTTTTTTTtggacgtcatcaagtcgtttgcacatgagctcgttcacgaaaaagctgccatatttgtagaaaatgatcattttttttaatagtactttcaggtgttgttttgatactataataaaaaaattgcaaacaaaagcatcgttttcaaaaattcattgcagaagcttcgtgtttttaactata
The genomic region above belongs to Watersipora subatra chromosome 1, tzWatSuba1.1, whole genome shotgun sequence and contains:
- the LOC137403850 gene encoding sterol carrier protein 2-like; amino-acid sequence: MANEKDFKANVAFDEIRKVLKQEGASVVKKIKGTYLFKVKNKNGQQGFWFVNVKDGDGSVEFCEKKADCTITMGDDDLLGLMTGTLNAQKAFMQGKLKITGNMGLAMKLKDLQPANPPKARL